A single Candidatus Thalassolituus haligoni DNA region contains:
- a CDS encoding 4Fe-4S single cluster domain-containing protein, with amino-acid sequence MAKDYGEYFNVAHIEPESHIYGPGKRYVIWLQGCSLACEGCWNQQMWSFESNQLIHREQLLDEILQYRDIDGITLLGGEPLQQAPSTLWLLSSIRRSSGCSTVLYTGFTYSELVKRKDWALLREHCDLMITGRYSFSLRNTNLRWRGSSNQELIYLAGGRIPLEPPEDANEVEVIIDENAAIRVLGYPDSSFFRALIDSE; translated from the coding sequence GTGGCCAAAGATTACGGCGAATACTTCAACGTTGCCCATATTGAACCAGAAAGCCATATATATGGCCCTGGTAAACGTTACGTTATTTGGCTCCAGGGTTGTTCGTTAGCTTGTGAAGGATGCTGGAATCAGCAGATGTGGTCATTTGAGTCAAACCAATTGATACATCGGGAGCAATTGTTGGATGAAATTCTTCAATACAGGGATATTGATGGCATAACCCTACTTGGAGGTGAGCCTCTACAACAGGCACCAAGCACACTTTGGTTATTAAGTTCTATCAGGCGTTCCTCGGGCTGCTCAACGGTTTTATATACCGGTTTTACGTATAGTGAGCTAGTAAAACGCAAGGATTGGGCGTTACTCAGAGAACATTGTGACTTGATGATAACCGGTCGCTACTCTTTTTCTTTAAGAAATACGAATCTTCGTTGGAGGGGCTCGTCAAATCAGGAATTAATTTACCTGGCGGGGGGCAGAATTCCTCTGGAGCCGCCAGAAGACGCTAACGAAGTCGAAGTCATTATTGATGAAAATGCTGCTATCAGAGTTCTTGGTTACCCGGACAGCAGCTTTTTCAGGGCTTTAATAGATTCAGAGTGA
- a CDS encoding DUF2997 domain-containing protein codes for MPEQKITLTIDEDGAITAKTSGFKGESCLEALDELLNLEGVVSSVKKTDEYHQQQTQQTHRAQSLKGKS; via the coding sequence ATGCCTGAACAGAAAATCACCCTGACGATTGATGAAGATGGAGCCATTACCGCCAAGACCAGTGGCTTCAAGGGCGAAAGCTGTCTGGAAGCGTTGGATGAGTTGCTGAATCTGGAAGGCGTCGTCAGCAGCGTCAAAAAGACCGATGAATATCATCAGCAACAGACTCAACAAACGCATCGGGCTCAGTCTCTCAAGGGGAAGTCCTGA
- a CDS encoding AAA domain-containing protein has protein sequence MENPFFTALEQQGFKAGTLDSQTNSVLMPFMHYLSNSIKALENKEVSCEWKPVANKRYQLKPDKRIWQLLPVSEIEVVAGKEGWFEILTVDDELPDAGFDPDEDDPIRQGKGKGRRETGIPDGGYSASDYQLYLPELELDDDPISWSGYQLELRPLARQLDQLKLVYIDGQPCTVTKQIDARLVLQGHVRPNSTLSVDGQDTPFTLIKGLDESRLKQWQAKSEGNGWLLFSESRPQLDGHRLEDVTNKELAKLGCGHFQCRGQPLQSDHWELRVEGKKQAQSLMLESRTRQELNDSYSLTCSAFPAIAWQLEVADVEEQWIQLIEKESRDETGKSDLDYFFGDNQNIKILDSTQRKFDDGFRVLKARQEERQILLARNIKGKKNWHSEYPSQQGKRSEIRVSVDTSQLKRQKDAINQLMNRPSAGHWPLIQMLQKRGQTRWPDVQPAKILESDWTVLTDPNFDGCDCQRAFVAKALANEDFTILDGPPGTGKTTTILELIMQLVLQGKRVLLSASTHAAINNVLERIKENSELSAQIFPLRIGDENNAIGVEEFQFDNVLSGLKKIHGCEQLSKQLMVDSSNLVCGTTIGILRLFNDRELVLDTGEPPFDVMIIDECSKTTFQEFLVPARFAKRWVLVGDVRQLSPFTDREQIVANLDNLMLVPPKGKTPAQNLSAAVQQACFLLEELRGNHQSPFSQPLLVPVTRDVAIALAAEIRVRTSMPKLAKGFDKLLVVMANEGRNAENHLAGLRQIIQSPEQLYRHNVLFVEEGCLGERTDWIPDDMLILHPDWCRTSQAAQHRATGISCKPFKVKTSDCTDTVQVHEELLDRIDSTKWSEEVCWRLEREYWLRLSANQKRKTGYLEDTLERLFPKSVPADGRIHVLKNIAFPSILEALSGDGLVKRKSDDPTTLNQGFDASEKSQRYTTLTYQHRMHPDISAFPRQQFYLKGLLADGDKTTDDRAWNYHRYDTRNIWLDVRGTTLRGNSNRQETDALIIELKAFCDWAEKNKNQKGEPFDVAILTFYKGQEKALRDALQKLPGNTNRYARFNYKGISIKLATVDYFQGQEADVVFLSMVNTHRDGFMDSPNRLNVSITRARYQLVIVGHHEYFSQRSRTLELKELAKSCCVLTASSQKQPHHNAGKKGKSRS, from the coding sequence ATGGAAAACCCGTTTTTTACTGCCCTTGAACAGCAAGGCTTCAAGGCAGGCACACTGGACAGCCAGACCAATAGTGTCCTGATGCCGTTTATGCATTACCTGAGTAACAGCATCAAGGCACTGGAGAACAAGGAAGTCAGCTGCGAATGGAAGCCTGTCGCCAACAAGCGCTATCAGCTCAAGCCTGACAAACGGATCTGGCAACTGTTGCCGGTGAGCGAAATAGAAGTTGTGGCTGGTAAGGAAGGCTGGTTTGAGATTCTCACGGTCGATGACGAGTTACCTGATGCCGGTTTTGACCCGGATGAGGACGACCCCATTCGACAAGGCAAAGGCAAAGGACGACGAGAGACGGGTATACCCGACGGTGGTTATAGCGCCTCGGATTATCAGCTGTACTTACCTGAGCTTGAATTAGATGACGACCCAATCTCATGGAGCGGTTATCAGCTGGAACTGCGTCCATTGGCCCGTCAGCTTGACCAGTTAAAGTTGGTTTATATCGACGGCCAGCCATGTACGGTGACGAAGCAGATTGACGCTCGTCTGGTGCTGCAAGGCCATGTGAGACCCAACAGCACTCTGTCCGTTGACGGGCAAGACACGCCTTTCACCCTGATTAAAGGGTTGGACGAATCCCGTCTTAAACAATGGCAAGCCAAATCAGAAGGTAATGGTTGGCTGCTGTTTTCAGAGTCGCGGCCTCAACTGGATGGACACAGGCTGGAAGATGTCACCAATAAAGAACTGGCGAAACTGGGTTGCGGTCATTTTCAATGCCGAGGCCAGCCCCTGCAAAGTGATCACTGGGAGTTGCGTGTAGAAGGCAAAAAACAAGCGCAAAGCCTGATGCTAGAAAGTCGTACTAGGCAGGAATTAAATGATTCCTATTCTCTCACTTGCTCCGCATTTCCAGCTATCGCTTGGCAACTGGAAGTAGCGGATGTCGAAGAACAATGGATTCAACTGATCGAAAAAGAAAGTCGCGACGAGACTGGTAAATCCGATCTGGATTACTTCTTTGGTGATAACCAGAACATCAAGATTCTGGATTCGACGCAACGCAAGTTTGATGACGGCTTCCGTGTGCTGAAAGCACGTCAAGAAGAGCGCCAAATTTTGCTGGCCAGAAATATCAAAGGCAAGAAAAACTGGCACAGTGAGTATCCATCTCAACAGGGAAAGAGAAGTGAGATTCGTGTGAGCGTGGATACCAGCCAGCTCAAACGTCAAAAGGACGCGATCAATCAACTGATGAATCGCCCTTCAGCAGGTCATTGGCCCCTGATTCAGATGTTGCAAAAACGTGGGCAAACCCGTTGGCCGGATGTGCAACCAGCAAAAATCCTGGAGTCTGACTGGACAGTACTGACAGACCCCAACTTTGATGGTTGTGATTGTCAGCGCGCGTTTGTCGCCAAGGCCCTGGCGAATGAGGACTTCACCATTCTGGATGGTCCACCTGGCACAGGTAAAACCACCACCATTCTTGAACTGATTATGCAGCTGGTGTTGCAAGGAAAACGTGTTCTGTTGTCGGCATCCACTCATGCCGCGATCAACAATGTGTTGGAACGCATTAAGGAAAATTCAGAGCTGTCAGCGCAAATATTTCCTTTGCGCATCGGTGATGAAAACAATGCCATCGGTGTTGAAGAATTCCAGTTCGATAATGTGCTCAGCGGTCTTAAGAAAATCCACGGGTGCGAGCAGCTCAGCAAGCAGCTGATGGTGGATTCTTCCAATCTGGTTTGCGGTACCACCATCGGCATCCTGAGGCTGTTCAATGATCGCGAGCTGGTGCTGGATACCGGCGAGCCGCCGTTTGATGTAATGATCATCGACGAGTGCAGTAAAACCACCTTTCAGGAATTCCTGGTGCCTGCGCGTTTTGCCAAACGCTGGGTGCTGGTGGGCGACGTGCGTCAGCTATCGCCGTTCACTGATCGTGAGCAGATCGTCGCCAACCTCGATAATCTGATGCTGGTTCCGCCAAAAGGAAAAACACCGGCCCAGAATCTTTCTGCAGCCGTCCAGCAAGCCTGCTTCCTGCTGGAAGAGCTGCGAGGTAATCACCAAAGTCCCTTTTCCCAGCCGCTGTTGGTGCCTGTTACCCGTGACGTAGCAATAGCATTAGCGGCGGAAATTCGTGTCCGGACCTCGATGCCCAAACTTGCCAAGGGCTTCGACAAGCTGTTGGTCGTGATGGCAAACGAGGGACGTAATGCAGAGAACCATTTGGCTGGGTTGCGACAGATCATACAGAGTCCTGAACAGCTGTATCGTCACAACGTACTTTTTGTCGAAGAAGGCTGCCTGGGCGAACGGACTGACTGGATTCCTGACGATATGCTGATCCTGCATCCCGATTGGTGCCGCACTTCCCAAGCGGCGCAACATAGAGCCACAGGTATAAGTTGCAAGCCGTTCAAGGTTAAAACCTCTGATTGCACGGATACTGTGCAGGTTCATGAGGAACTGCTCGACCGTATCGATAGCACCAAATGGTCGGAAGAGGTGTGTTGGCGTCTGGAGCGCGAGTACTGGCTGCGATTATCGGCCAACCAGAAGCGAAAAACTGGCTATCTGGAAGATACTTTGGAGCGGCTGTTTCCCAAGTCAGTACCAGCTGATGGCCGAATTCATGTACTCAAAAATATTGCCTTTCCGTCGATTCTTGAGGCGCTATCGGGCGATGGCCTGGTCAAACGCAAGAGTGACGATCCAACGACCTTGAATCAGGGTTTCGATGCTTCTGAAAAATCCCAACGCTATACAACCTTGACCTATCAACACCGGATGCATCCGGATATATCGGCATTCCCTCGGCAGCAGTTTTACCTCAAAGGTTTACTGGCGGATGGCGACAAAACGACTGACGACAGGGCCTGGAACTATCACAGATATGACACGCGCAATATCTGGCTGGATGTTCGAGGAACGACGTTGAGAGGGAATAGCAACCGGCAGGAAACCGATGCTCTGATTATCGAGCTGAAAGCGTTTTGTGATTGGGCAGAGAAAAACAAAAACCAAAAAGGCGAACCCTTCGACGTTGCGATTTTGACCTTCTACAAGGGACAGGAGAAAGCCCTGCGAGACGCTCTTCAAAAGCTACCGGGTAATACCAATCGTTACGCTCGGTTTAACTACAAAGGTATATCGATTAAGTTGGCCACTGTGGATTACTTCCAGGGCCAGGAGGCTGATGTGGTTTTCCTGTCAATGGTGAATACCCATCGCGATGGTTTTATGGACTCGCCCAACCGCCTAAACGTCTCCATTACCCGTGCCCGCTACCAGTTGGTGATTGTTGGGCATCATGAATATTTCTCCCAGCGGTCCCGTACGCTGGAGTTAAAAGAACTCGCAAAATCCTGCTGTGTTTTGACTGCAAGTAGCCAAAAACAACCGCATCACAATGCAGGTAAGAAAGGGAAGTCCCGATCATGA
- a CDS encoding AAA family ATPase: protein MTFRDLFTLNTEAAAPVIQIISHETLRIRACCIQAATDLNRDLYAWNMPQGLRKYDFEDDSWESEDEGEQPQEALEWLVESSQDQSEFILLLEDFHHFLNEHTLTSRLRAFAIAVASREINNVTVVLSQPAPLLPAELEKEVQVMEMPLPDVDDLKTLMLQAKQRYELDDRDYQESPALIESALGLSTSEAQLAFSKAACQFKRLTESEIPFIVKEKEQVIRKSGHLEYFHPKATLDDIGGLDNLKSWLNRRRQSFTKDARDFGLETPRGVLLLGLPGTGKSLAAKAVANAWQLPLLRLDMGKIYGGIVGQSEANIRSALQTAEALAPSILWVDEIEKGLSGMQSSGATDGGTTSRVLGTFLTWMQEKEKPVFVVATANHIAQLPPELLRKGRVDEIFFVDLPVQQDRKEIISIHLKGRNRLDDFSSKELDELAIASKGFTGAELEEAVKEAMFLAFDEGHQLNKDDILKAIQATSPLSLTMAEMIQDTRAWAKGRAVAASSAEPEALDLSSSKKPRLKQEGENPFVKK, encoded by the coding sequence ATGACGTTTAGGGATTTGTTCACGCTAAATACGGAAGCAGCGGCACCGGTTATTCAAATCATCAGTCACGAAACCTTGCGTATTCGCGCTTGCTGCATTCAGGCAGCCACAGACCTAAACAGAGACCTCTACGCATGGAACATGCCGCAGGGCTTGAGAAAATACGATTTCGAAGACGATTCCTGGGAATCGGAGGATGAGGGTGAACAGCCTCAGGAAGCTCTGGAATGGCTGGTTGAATCTTCGCAAGACCAATCTGAATTCATCCTGCTTCTGGAAGACTTCCATCATTTTCTGAATGAGCACACCCTGACCAGCCGCTTGCGAGCGTTTGCAATTGCCGTTGCCAGCCGTGAAATCAATAACGTCACTGTTGTGCTCTCCCAGCCTGCTCCGCTGCTGCCTGCAGAGTTGGAGAAAGAGGTGCAGGTGATGGAAATGCCATTGCCGGATGTCGATGATCTGAAAACTCTTATGCTTCAGGCCAAGCAGCGGTATGAACTGGATGACAGGGATTATCAGGAGTCACCTGCTCTGATCGAGTCGGCGCTCGGTCTGTCCACCAGTGAGGCACAACTGGCTTTCTCAAAGGCTGCTTGTCAGTTCAAGCGTCTGACCGAATCTGAAATCCCCTTTATCGTCAAAGAAAAGGAACAGGTGATTCGCAAAAGCGGACATCTTGAATACTTTCATCCGAAAGCCACGCTCGACGATATTGGTGGTTTGGATAACCTCAAATCCTGGCTGAATCGCCGTCGTCAGTCGTTTACCAAAGACGCGCGTGATTTTGGTCTGGAAACTCCCCGAGGCGTGCTGCTGCTCGGTTTGCCGGGCACAGGTAAAAGCCTGGCCGCCAAAGCAGTGGCCAATGCCTGGCAGCTGCCTTTGTTGCGTCTGGATATGGGTAAAATCTATGGCGGTATTGTGGGGCAGTCGGAAGCTAATATCCGTTCAGCACTGCAAACAGCCGAGGCGCTGGCACCCAGTATTCTCTGGGTCGATGAGATCGAAAAAGGCCTGTCGGGTATGCAAAGCTCTGGCGCTACCGACGGTGGTACGACATCCCGGGTGTTGGGCACCTTTCTGACCTGGATGCAGGAAAAAGAGAAACCGGTGTTTGTGGTGGCGACTGCCAACCATATCGCCCAATTACCACCAGAGTTGCTACGGAAAGGTCGTGTCGATGAAATATTCTTTGTCGATCTGCCGGTGCAGCAGGATCGCAAAGAGATTATCTCTATTCATCTGAAAGGCCGAAATCGGCTGGATGATTTCTCTTCTAAGGAACTGGATGAGCTCGCGATTGCCAGCAAGGGCTTTACTGGTGCTGAACTGGAAGAAGCCGTTAAGGAAGCCATGTTTCTGGCTTTTGACGAAGGCCACCAGTTAAACAAGGACGATATCCTCAAGGCGATTCAGGCCACCTCGCCACTGTCTTTAACCATGGCGGAAATGATTCAGGATACCCGTGCCTGGGCCAAGGGGCGCGCTGTGGCTGCCAGCTCTGCCGAGCCAGAAGCTCTGGATCTTTCCAGCAGTAAAAAGCCCCGTCTCAAACAGGAAGGCGAAAACCCGTTCGTCAAAAAATAA
- a CDS encoding glutathione S-transferase domain-containing protein: protein MLPLPVGREASPSVGAPLHLRHRPERTLLYQLSARGFIAIVEQLLSQSQWLAGEHYSMADSMLTPFLDHLPRMPVLDEHRQLIPVESACADYLQRVRTRSSAWVLAET, encoded by the coding sequence ATGTTGCCGTTGCCGGTTGGTAGGGAAGCCAGCCCGAGTGTCGGCGCACCGCTGCATTTACGCCATCGGCCGGAGCGCACCCTTCTTTATCAACTTTCGGCTCGTGGCTTTATTGCGATTGTTGAACAGCTGCTGAGTCAGAGCCAGTGGCTGGCCGGTGAGCACTACAGCATGGCTGACAGTATGCTGACGCCATTTCTCGATCATCTCCCTCGAATGCCGGTACTGGATGAGCATAGGCAGCTTATTCCGGTGGAATCAGCTTGTGCGGATTATTTACAGCGGGTCAGGACAAGAAGCTCCGCCTGGGTGCTTGCGGAGACTTGA
- the guaA gene encoding glutamine-hydrolyzing GMP synthase, which translates to MSQDIHAQKILILDFGSQYTQLIARRVREIGVFSEIRAFDMDAAEILEYNPSGIILAGGPESVTEAGSPRAPECVFTLGVPVLGICYGMQTMAEQLGGKVQGSSIREFGYAQIQVEGNSQLFHDIRDHITDDGQSLLDVWMSHGDKVSAMPEGFELMASTPSCPIAGMYLADKHFYGVQFHPEVTHSLQGQRILERFILDICGCEVLWTPAKIIEDQIEKVRVQVGDQKVLLGLSGGVDSSVVAALLHKAIGDQLTCVFVDNGLLRKNEGDMVMDMFAKNMGVKVIRADAEALFLGALAGVTDPEAKRKAIGGNFIDVFDAEATKLKDVHFLAQGTIYPDVIESAASKTGKAHVIKSHHNVGGLPDDMKMALVEPLRELFKDEVRKIGLELGLPYDMVYRHPFPGPGLGVRILGEVKKEYADILREADAIFIEELHNFDWYHKTSQAFAVFIPQKSVGVVGDQRRYEWVIALRAVETIDFMTARWAHLPYELLEKVSNRIINEIEHVSRVTYDVSSKPPATIEWE; encoded by the coding sequence ATGTCTCAAGATATCCACGCCCAGAAAATTCTGATTCTGGATTTTGGCTCCCAATACACCCAACTGATTGCCCGTCGTGTGCGCGAAATCGGTGTGTTTTCGGAAATACGTGCCTTTGATATGGACGCCGCCGAAATTCTTGAATACAACCCGAGCGGTATTATTCTGGCCGGTGGCCCGGAATCAGTGACCGAAGCCGGATCACCACGGGCTCCGGAATGTGTATTTACCCTGGGCGTGCCCGTGCTGGGTATCTGCTATGGTATGCAAACCATGGCAGAGCAGCTGGGTGGCAAGGTTCAGGGTTCCAGCATTCGTGAATTCGGCTACGCCCAGATTCAGGTGGAAGGCAATAGCCAGCTGTTCCATGACATTCGGGATCACATCACCGACGACGGCCAGTCACTGCTGGACGTCTGGATGAGTCACGGCGACAAAGTATCTGCCATGCCCGAAGGCTTTGAGCTGATGGCCTCAACGCCTTCATGCCCGATTGCCGGTATGTACCTGGCCGACAAACATTTCTACGGCGTTCAGTTCCACCCGGAAGTGACCCATAGCCTGCAAGGCCAACGCATTCTGGAACGCTTTATTCTGGACATCTGTGGCTGCGAAGTGCTCTGGACACCGGCAAAAATCATCGAAGACCAGATCGAAAAAGTCCGCGTCCAAGTCGGCGATCAAAAAGTATTGCTCGGCCTGTCGGGTGGTGTGGACTCCTCCGTGGTGGCGGCCTTATTGCACAAGGCCATCGGCGACCAGCTGACCTGTGTTTTTGTCGATAACGGCCTGTTGCGCAAGAACGAAGGCGACATGGTGATGGACATGTTTGCCAAAAATATGGGCGTTAAAGTCATCCGTGCCGACGCCGAAGCGCTGTTCCTGGGTGCCCTGGCTGGCGTGACCGATCCGGAAGCCAAGCGTAAGGCCATTGGCGGCAACTTTATCGACGTATTCGACGCCGAAGCCACCAAACTCAAAGACGTACACTTCCTGGCACAAGGCACCATCTACCCGGATGTGATTGAATCCGCTGCCTCCAAAACCGGTAAGGCCCACGTCATCAAATCTCACCATAACGTCGGCGGCCTGCCAGACGATATGAAAATGGCATTGGTAGAACCATTACGCGAACTGTTCAAGGACGAAGTGCGTAAAATCGGCCTGGAACTGGGCCTGCCCTACGACATGGTCTACCGCCATCCATTCCCAGGGCCGGGCTTGGGCGTCCGTATACTTGGCGAAGTGAAAAAAGAATACGCCGATATCCTGCGCGAAGCCGATGCCATCTTTATTGAAGAACTGCATAACTTCGACTGGTACCACAAAACCAGCCAGGCCTTCGCGGTATTTATTCCGCAAAAATCCGTTGGCGTCGTCGGCGACCAGCGCCGCTACGAATGGGTAATTGCTCTGCGCGCAGTCGAAACCATCGACTTTATGACCGCCCGCTGGGCGCACTTGCCGTACGAGCTGCTGGAGAAAGTATCCAACCGCATTATCAACGAAATAGAACACGTCTCCCGCGTGACCTATGACGTATCCAGCAAACCACCGGCGACGATTGAGTGGGAGTGA
- the guaB gene encoding IMP dehydrogenase has translation MLRIAQEALTFDDVLLVPGFSEVLPNQVSLKTRLTRGIELKIPLISSAMDTVTEGRLAIAIAQEGGLGIIHKNLTPEEQAAEVRKVKKYESGVVKDPITVTSSTTISGVLELSAQFNISGMPVVDHGELVGIVTRRDVRFEKNLEATVASVMTPKEKLITVLEGTSPAIVQDLLHKHRIEKVLVLNEAGKLVGLMTVKDIDKAKASPNAAKDDQGRLLVGAAVGTGAGTDERVDALAAAGVDVIVVDTAHGHTSNANGTGVIDRVRMIKQKYPNLQVIGGNIATAEAAVALVEAGADGVKVGIGPGSICTTRIVAGVGVPQISAVANVATAMEKYDVPVIADGGVRFSGDIAKALVAGASVIMVGSMLAGTDEAPGEVELFQGRAYKSYRGMGSLGAMGQTQGSSDRYFQDKKEGVDKLVPEGIEGRIAVKGPLSNVVHQLMGGVRAAMGYTGCATIDEMRTKPQFVQITGAGMKESHVHDVQITKEAPNYRLGD, from the coding sequence ATGTTGCGAATCGCTCAGGAAGCACTCACTTTTGATGATGTGCTGTTGGTTCCCGGTTTTTCTGAAGTTCTGCCCAATCAGGTTTCCCTGAAAACCCGTCTGACTCGTGGTATTGAGCTGAAGATTCCGCTGATTTCTTCTGCAATGGATACCGTCACCGAAGGCCGCCTCGCGATCGCGATCGCACAGGAAGGAGGTCTGGGTATTATCCACAAGAACTTGACGCCGGAAGAACAGGCTGCCGAGGTTCGCAAGGTCAAAAAATACGAAAGTGGGGTGGTGAAAGATCCCATTACGGTCACCAGTTCAACCACGATCAGCGGTGTGCTGGAATTGTCTGCCCAATTCAATATTTCCGGAATGCCGGTTGTCGATCATGGCGAGCTGGTGGGTATTGTTACCCGCCGTGATGTGCGTTTTGAAAAAAATCTGGAGGCAACCGTCGCCTCGGTAATGACTCCCAAAGAAAAACTGATCACCGTGCTGGAAGGCACCAGCCCAGCTATTGTTCAGGATCTGCTGCACAAGCACCGTATTGAAAAAGTGCTGGTGCTGAATGAGGCTGGCAAACTGGTGGGACTGATGACCGTCAAGGACATCGACAAGGCCAAAGCTTCTCCCAACGCGGCCAAAGATGATCAGGGACGCTTGCTGGTGGGTGCTGCTGTTGGTACTGGCGCAGGCACGGATGAACGTGTGGATGCACTGGCCGCTGCCGGTGTAGACGTGATCGTGGTGGATACTGCCCATGGCCACACATCCAATGCCAATGGCACTGGTGTGATCGATCGTGTACGCATGATCAAACAGAAATACCCTAATCTTCAGGTGATCGGCGGCAATATCGCCACCGCAGAAGCCGCCGTTGCTCTGGTAGAAGCCGGAGCTGATGGCGTGAAAGTAGGTATCGGTCCGGGTTCTATTTGTACCACCCGAATTGTGGCCGGTGTCGGCGTTCCGCAAATCAGCGCAGTCGCCAATGTCGCAACAGCCATGGAAAAGTACGACGTCCCGGTTATTGCAGACGGCGGCGTACGTTTCTCTGGTGACATCGCCAAGGCACTGGTCGCCGGAGCCTCAGTGATTATGGTTGGTTCTATGCTGGCCGGAACCGACGAAGCACCCGGTGAAGTGGAGTTGTTCCAGGGCCGTGCCTACAAGTCTTACCGTGGCATGGGCTCTTTGGGCGCAATGGGCCAGACCCAGGGTTCTTCCGACCGCTACTTCCAGGACAAGAAGGAAGGCGTTGACAAGCTGGTACCAGAAGGCATCGAAGGTCGTATCGCCGTTAAAGGGCCGCTGTCGAATGTGGTTCATCAGTTGATGGGCGGTGTTCGTGCGGCCATGGGTTATACCGGTTGTGCGACCATTGACGAGATGCGCACCAAGCCGCAATTCGTACAGATCACCGGTGCTGGCATGAAAGAATCCCACGTCCACGATGTGCAGATTACCAAAGAAGCGCCCAACTACCGCCTTGGTGACTGA
- a CDS encoding alpha/beta hydrolase → MGSRGSGWGRSAMVIGLLLMLSGCTSLTRLYFHPQQVWIRTPAELGLAYEDVALTAADGTSLHAWWIPAQEDNNEDNTAAKAESVSSSVTPLPVVLYLHGNAENISSHLLSVSWLPPQGIGLLALDYRGFGASQGQPLLPDVLMDIQAAAEWLQQRFPDRPLVVLGQSIGAGLAVPFVALQAERYGIDALVLEAPPAHYAEVARDMFSRSWIGWVLIPATWLLPSDWDPDNYAAAVSVPVLVIHSPDDQVIRVEQGKTLYSDVSGPACWINATGPHIAGFSSAAVRQQTLAFISGLSCAALSR, encoded by the coding sequence GTGGGCAGCAGAGGATCTGGCTGGGGGCGCAGCGCTATGGTGATCGGCCTGCTATTGATGCTGTCTGGCTGTACGTCGCTGACCCGGCTTTATTTTCATCCTCAGCAAGTCTGGATTCGTACCCCTGCGGAACTGGGCCTGGCCTATGAAGACGTCGCCCTGACTGCTGCCGACGGCACCTCGCTGCATGCCTGGTGGATTCCCGCACAAGAAGACAACAACGAAGACAACACAGCCGCCAAAGCGGAATCTGTGTCATCGTCGGTAACGCCATTGCCGGTGGTGCTTTACCTGCATGGCAATGCAGAAAACATCAGTTCTCACTTACTCAGCGTGTCCTGGTTGCCACCGCAGGGAATTGGCTTGCTGGCGCTGGATTATCGCGGTTTTGGTGCCTCACAAGGACAACCACTACTGCCGGACGTGTTGATGGATATTCAGGCCGCCGCCGAATGGTTACAGCAACGTTTTCCCGACCGTCCGCTGGTGGTGCTGGGGCAGAGTATTGGTGCCGGGCTGGCGGTGCCGTTTGTCGCCCTCCAGGCCGAGCGCTATGGCATTGATGCCCTGGTGCTGGAAGCACCACCGGCACATTATGCCGAGGTCGCCCGAGACATGTTCTCCCGCAGCTGGATCGGCTGGGTATTGATACCGGCAACCTGGTTGTTGCCGTCTGACTGGGATCCCGACAACTATGCAGCGGCGGTTTCTGTGCCGGTACTGGTGATCCATAGCCCGGATGATCAGGTTATCCGGGTCGAACAGGGTAAAACACTGTATTCCGATGTGTCTGGCCCGGCTTGCTGGATCAATGCAACAGGCCCTCATATTGCCGGTTTTTCAAGCGCGGCAGTGCGTCAGCAGACGCTGGCGTTCATCTCCGGACTTTCGTGCGCGGCGTTGTCGAGGTAG